The stretch of DNA TTAAGAGTTATTttcttaggcgggaaaactactaagagtttttattctcttagtagtagagAGGATGCTCTTGACGAAAATTCGTGGTAAATAAATTTCAATTTACTCATCTTCCCTTATTTATCTCATGATTGCTTCAGAATATAGAAAATGCACTGTATTTACTGAAAATCTTCTAACCACGTCATTGATTTATTTTTACAACATTCGATGTTATTAATTACATGTTAGTGTCCAGTGCTTATATTATCAGCAACCAGTGCTTATTACGATAGGTTAGGTTCTACAACGAAAACTCCTTAGTCCCTATGACGTGGAACTCTCTCTTGTCGGCAAAGGGTCTTGGAAGTCATTACTTAGTGATGTTGTCTCGTATATATGAATGGCTATACACACTTGATATGGATGTTTGAAATGCATCTAATTTAGACTCTTCAAACGTAAATATTGGGTTTACAAAGTTTGTTTGATATTAAGAGTATGACACTAACTAAGAAAGGTCTTAGGTAGACAAAAGGACTTTTCAATTTTTCTTAGAGGTTAAAGTACCATCTTCATTCCTAAAATAAGATGAACTAACAGTAAACTCCACTAAATCTTTGAAATTAATTCCTTCTTCCTATGATGGGAAGAATCTCGTTTCTGGTTGTCATTGTTCTTTTGCAAATGTTCCAATCCTCACTATGTGTACATACCAATGAACTTTGATTCCTTAAGCTTCATTAGGTGTAAAAAAGATACCAATGCATTGTTAAAGTTCAAACAAAGTTTCACCAGTGATCCTAAGAAGCGCCTTTCTTCATGGGTTGGTAACAAAATACGGTAATGATGAAATTTGCAATGACGATTTCACATGTAAGACGGTTTCATAAAAGACCCATAAGGTGATATTTGCTCACTGAATACTGTGAGAAGTTGAACTATAGTATCCATTTTTACTAGAAATGCGAAGTCAAACTATTTCTACTGCAATACTACAAAGATTATTGTCATGTACCATAGACAATCTGCATATTCACCATGTTGGAAAATTAGTGGCGGCTGGCGAGTAATTTGAAAGTGCATCGTTTTTGCAGGATACTCCATCCATATAACCACCCTTTCACCAttcgcaatttcaaatcaatgtCTCCAACTATATATCCAGATGTATAAGAGCATAGTACATTCAATACAAATATAATTGAGATTATACGCAGTCTTTTTGAGcttttaaaatttttgagttGCATTTTAATTTTAGGCGTTCAAATTCTTTtcaatctacctagtataaaaggtAGGTTTTTTCAAAGCTTTCCATTGGCTGAAAATTTTCAGAAATTAGGCAGCATATAGGACCCACCACATTCTATACACCAGTTAATTACCCTCCTCTCATCTCCTCTCCACCACCCAATTCAAATCTGAAAAATTACTCCGAAGAAAacgattttgagtttattttgcacgtttttttttataataaaatcaatgtattaatactccgtataatcTAAGCTAATCTAATTTGAATTAATATAATCTGATTCTTTTAAATGATCTCAAGAAAGTAATTAAAAATATTGAACATCTAAAAATTACTCtctttttttgaaaaaattgttttaaaatcttcaaaaaaatccaaaagctaaatttaacaatttatttcaaaaaattctCTTTAAAAATCCTCTAACTCAATACATGAAAAACATGCCATTAAACCAtaaaaaaacttatataaaaataAGATTTAGGAATTTAGTTGATAAATATTCTTCAGAAAATATCCAAGTCATTCAAATTTAATAGATTTGATTTTCGTTCTTAGAAATATTCTATtgttttgtcaaaaaaaaaaatttaaaaaaaaaacttcaaaAAAGGGGAAGATTACATTCAAATTATGGGATTTTTTTAAATTAAAGAAAATAAGTTTTgaataaatgaaaaaaataatttaaacgtAATATAGgcaacaaaataaagtaaaaagaatattatttaaaaacACATAATCCCTCCTATTCGGAATAACTGTCACATTTGGACAAtgacacgaaaattaaggaatggagttaaataatgaaaagtattatataggggtaagaatataaGAGAGTTAAATAATGACTTACTAATAGGATAGGTTAGGGGTGGTTGGGAtcgtaaataaagaaaagagcgaaGGGTAGGAAAGTCATtaaacatgtccaaatatggcaaatgggacagttatatAAATAGACGAAAATGACAAATGAGACGGTTATTCCAGATATGAGGGATGAGTACTTATATtgagtaattttatttaaaaaaacaaTATTCATTAGATCTATGATATTCactaataattttaaaaaaacaacttttataaaaatAACCATCAGATCTGAGAAATTGAATAGAAAAAAATTCACAGAAACATGAACAAAAAATGAAACAAATATAGTTGATAGTGAGAGAGATTGACAATTGGGTAAACATTATCAAGAAAAATTATAGGGACTATGAATCCATGAGATTTACAAGAGATAAAAGTTGAGACGGAACTGAGAGAGTGAGTTTGAGGGAGTGATATAATGACGGTGACTGGTGAGGGTGTGTTTTATGAGAGAGAGAGTGAGGGAGAAAGAGGCGTGTGAAGTATAATTTGGAAGTATGTTAGGTTAGCATTACTAATTTACTATAAGGTAAAAGTGGGGCCTTTGACGATATGTACTGGGATTTTAATGGGTTAGTTTGAGGTTGTTTAAGcctattttaatcatatttagaTTTTGAGCCAACAGTTTGTTATTGAGCCTAATTAGATTGATACGAATTATAGAGTAAGATGGATCACCCTGTGAGACAGTTCATTTCTGCAAATAAACTATTTATCTAATACTAATAAGTAAGTTGTTTTTATATACAACGAAATCATCTCACCGTGTAAAACTGTCTCATGTAATAACGACTGTATTAATGTTATTGTCTTTACTATATTCAATATTGTCAATTGATATTCTTACTTATAATTTTGGATATTTGAATTTCAATAGTTCTATATTTTCTCCATTCataatttaataataacaattgtttaacaagtaatcccgtgcaatttttgcacgggattaaaactagtagAGCTAGTAAAATGTTCTCCACATAAAAGCTCAAATCCTTTATTATAAAGCTCCAAATCTATTTTATCAGCTGTATACAACTATTTGTATAGTCTACTAATAATTGTATGTATATCCGACTATACGGGTACTGAGATTGTAAGAGGGTCATGTATATACAAATTTAGCATGAGTAATCTTAATATCTTacaagttatttttttttttttgaaaggaaaCATAGAGGATATTATATTAAATCAATCTCCGCCAGAGAGATAACAACTTGCGGGAAATCAGTTACAAGCACAATACTATCACCATCGAAATCACTCATCCTCGCAATACAATGGGCCACCGTATTACCCCCACGTTTAACATGAGTCACACTACTCGACTGAAAGGAATTCAAGCTAACACGTAGATCCTCCACACAAAGCCCAAATGGTGTCCTCACCACAACATTGCTTTTCACAGCCGAAATCAAAGTTAGAGCATCACTTTCCAAGCATATCTTCAGGTTGCCTATCTGGGTAGCTACCGTCAGTCCAAACAGGGCCGCTCGTGCTTCCGCCACATCCACATCCCATTTCGCCACTACCCTCCTGCACCCCATCCAAAGCACCCTGCCCACCTCGTCCCTTGCCACCACCCCCAGACCGACTATGCCATTCCCCGCCATATGGGCATCCGTATTAACTTTCACAAAACCAGTTGAAGGCGGAGTCCAAGTACTACCTCCCACCTCCATTCCCATCCTCGGCTTTGTAAAAACACGATCCGCATAAGTTTGATAGTCAGCCACCATTCTCACCAAACCCGAACAGATCCCAATAGCAGGAGGAGGAGACTCTTCAAAAATCCGATGATTTCGTATGGACCACATTGCCCACATCATAGCTAGGAACTTCCCCCGTTCTATCTCATGAACCCGCTGCAACACCCACACCATTCGTCCCACACACGAGTCACCAGGTGCTTCCCAAACAATATCCCCAAATCCACCCGTTAACCAATGTGTCCTCGTCCATTCACACCTGAAAATAGCATGGTCACTGCTCTCTTCCTCCTCACAGAAAGGGCATGTCGGGGTTTCGCTGCAATGACGTTCAAACAATCTCTTTCGAACTAGCAAAATGTTCACACAAATCCTCCAGAGAAAATGAGTTAGTTTGGGTGGAATCTTAAAATTCCAAATAAGTTTCCACAGCGCCGAGTTATCATTGGCATCACCCGGGTTCGAAATACTTCTCTTCCCAAGCCAATATCCAGATTTTACCGAATATCGCCCATCCTTTGCAGGCCACCAAAACAGCTCATCTCGCGGTAATCTACTACTCTGGGGGATATTTAGTATCTTATTCGCATCCTCCTCTGTCATAATAGACCGCACTAACTCCATATTCCAGCTAGCCGTCTCTGCATCAATTAAATTAGCCACGCGCATACTCGGATCAGCCTCTAAATTTGGCGTAGGCACCAACCCCGAACTATTACCCGGCAGCCAAGCATCATCCCATATTCCTATTTGTTGGCCGTTCCCAACTCTCCATTTCAGGCCCTCTAATAGCAGCGATTTTGACCCCCATAAACTCCTCCATGTGAAACTTGGATCATACCCACGTCTAGCATTTAGAATCGTATCATTCTTGTAGTACCTCGCTTTAAGGACACGCCCCGCAAGAGAATTTGGTTCGAGTAATAGCCGCCAGACCTGTTTTGCCAAAAGTGCTTGGTTGAACACCCTCAAATCCCTGAAACCCATTCCCCCACACCCTTTAGGCTCGCATAAACGCTCCCATTTCATCCAATGCAGTTTTCGTTGAGTTTCAGACGAACCCCACCAAAATCTCGCGAGAACTCCATGAATGTCCTCAATAACACCCTCTGGGATGGCAAATAGACTCATCATATAAGTCGGAATCGCTTGGGCCACGGCTTTAATAAGTACCTCCTTTCCCGGTTTAGAAAGCAATCTCTCCTTCCAGCCATTCACTTTCTTCCATATCCTCTCTTTTAAACAAGTAAAAATCATCTTTTTGGATCGTCCAATAATCGTCGGCAGTCCTAAGTATTTTTCATGCTTGTCAACTTCCCTCACTCCTAGTAAACCCTTTATAGTATCTCTCCTCAGACCCTCCACCTTTTTACTAAAGACCATTTTCGATTTTTCAAAGTTAATTTTCTGCCCCGATGCTCGTTCATATTGGCTAATAATGGTAGCTACTTTCGAGCATTCCTCCATGTTTGCTTTGATAAAAAGGATACTGTCATCATCAAAAAATAAATGAGATATCCTCGGAGCTCCCCGACACACCCTCATCCCGTGAATCTCCCCCCTTTCAGCCGCCCTTGTCAACATATGTGAGAAAGAGTCTGCACAAAGAAGAAAAAGGTAAGGAGATATGGGGTCCCCTTGCCTTATTCCCCTACTCAGTCTAACCCCACCCACCGGCTGTCCATTTATCAAAAATGATTGGGACACAGAAGAAATACATCGCATGATACGACTCCTCCACGCCTCCGAAAAGCCCATCCTCTCCATAACTCTTTCCAAAAAAGACCATTCGACTCTGTCATAAGCTTTACTCATGTCAAGCTTTAGAGCCACATTGCCAAACCTGCCTTCCCCACCCCTCTTCATCGCGTGAAAGATTTCAAACGCCACAAGAGCATTGTCGGTAATAAGCCGTCCCGGGGTGAAAGCACTTTGGTTTTCGGAAATAACACCATTAAGGAAGCCTTTTAATCTATTTGCAAGGGTTTTTGAAATGATTTTATACAAGACATTACAAAGGCTAATAGGACGAAATTCCGTCACCTTACGTGGTTCCTTGCATTTTGGTATGAGTACCACGTGGGTCTTGTTCAACACATTCATGTCTCCCCCACCATGCCACCATTCCTTCACCATCCGACACACATCATCCCCTACAATATCCCAATACCGTTGATAAAAGAGAGCGTGCATCCCATCCGGTCCCGGGGCCTTGTTTGGGTGCATATCAAAAAGAGCAGACTTCACTTCTTCATCACAAATAGGAGCATCCAACTTCTCATTTATCTCAGTAGAAATCACATTTGCAATACAATCCAAAACACTATTATCAGACTCGGGATTATTCGATGTAAAGAGCTCACCAAAATAAGTGCTCATTATCTCAGCTATTTTATTTCCATCCGTTTGCCAGACTCCTTCACAGTCTTCAATCCCATGAATGGTGTTTCGTTTTCGTCTTTGTTGTGCTTTATAATGGAAATATTTGGTGTTTTTGTCCCCATCCCGTAATTCACACTTTCGTGCTCGAGTGTACCAATATGATTCTTCACGACTTCTGAGACCTTCTAGCTCCTCTACAATATGCCTGCATCTTTGTAGCATATCAGCCGAAGGCGACTGCCTTTGCCATCGTCCCAATTCCTCCTCCTTTGCCCGTATTTCCCGCTTCAAATTTCCAAATTTTTTTCGCGCCCATTCTTGTAATTTTTTCGAGCTCCACTCCACCTTATCCAGCATGTCTCCATTAGTAAACTGGTTCCAAGCTTCTTGCACCACCCCATCACACTCCGGGTCAGATAACCAAAAAGGTTCAAATTTAAAACCCCCTCCTCGACCTCGCTGCCCCTCCCTAACTTGCTCATGAATAAGAATAGCACAATGATCCGACGAGTATAATGGGAAATGTCTAACCACAGCATTCGGAAACAGTTGGGACCACTCCATTGTAGCTACAGCACGATCAAGCCTTTCCCGCACAAACGTCCCATCACCTATCCCACGTTGCTATGTGAAAATATTTCCGTAAAAACCCAAATCCCGAAGAGCACAGTCGTCTAGGGCAGTTCTAAAAGCCTCCATTTGCCTTTCCCCTCTAATCGCCCCACCCTCCTTCTCTTCCATTCCCAGAATTTCGTTGAAATCACCAAAAAGAATCATCGGGTCATTGTGATTTCCACTTAACACTCTTAACATATTCCAAGTCTGATGCTTGTTCACCATCTCTGGCCACCCATATATCCCCACAGCCCGCCACAGCGTATGTCCATCCTGACCGACAATCTTCAAAGCGATATGATGCTTATCATACGATAACAAATGAGCATCTACATCCTTCCACCATATACCCAATCCTCCCGATCTTCCATTACTACTTAAACAAATTCCTGACGAAAAGACAcacttattttttattttttctaaaTTATGTGCACTAATCATTGTCTCCATTACGAAGACAATGTTTGGGCACTCCCTCCAACACCAATCCCGGAGGGTACTAACTGTCAAGGGATTGCCCAACCCTTGACAGTTCCAGCTTAAGATTTTCATTGTTGTTCGCGGGGCTGAATTCCATCAGCCACCGCTACTTTAAACATTGAATCACATTCCATAACTCCAACTCGAGCCTTTTTACCCAGCACAACATctccctcctcttcctcctctctCGCACCCTCCCATCCTTTCCTCTTTCCCGGCCCATTATTCCCACAAGCACTCTCAATAATCAGTCCTTCCATATTCCTTCCCTCCAAGTTCTTACTATTCTTCTTAACCTTGATGAATTTACGGGTTGCAGAATCAACAGTTTCTTTTCCATGCCCTAATGAGTCCCTCCCCTCCTGCCCAGTTACCGTTATCATCACCCCCCTTCCTTCCTTCACCATTGTGTCATTTACCACCTTCTCCTTCTCCTGCTTTCCGTCTCCCTTATCCCGTCCACCCAAAGAAACACCTCGCAATAGCTCCACCATTTTTTGTAACACTATCTCCTCACCCTTCTCCTCCTTCTCATCCCCCATAAAAAGCTTCTTTGCACAGGAGTTAACATTCCCCTCACTACTTTCTGTAGGGCGAGCAACCCTCCAAGGTGAAGCCCTAAGCCACTCCCCATATCGTCACCCTTCACCAATAAGACCCCTCTTCTGTTCACAGTCCTTCTCCCCATGTCCCATCCGACCACAAATGTAGCAAAACAGAGGCAAACTTTCATAGCTAACCCTAATTCTCCATTTTTTCCCTCCTTTCAGTTTCAGATGAAGTGAATCAACAAGGGGTTTGCGAATGTCAACTACCACACGAATTCGCATTGACCTGTTTATTGTCGGATTTACCGAATTGTCCACCGTCACAAAAGTTCCAATAATATTCCCGATATTACAGGCATTCTCTAAATTTTGTCGACCCATAATAGGCAGGTCGTAAATACGAGCCCAAATTGGAGAGAAGAAAAGAGGTACCTCCGTTGGAATCACATCCCCATTAACTGCCGCCAAGACCAGGACATGTCTTTCGAAATGCCATGGTTGTTCCGCAAGGACACGCTGTTTATCCTCCTCATCATCAAATTTGAACGTAACTATCTTCTTTTGCTTGTCCACAACTTCTCCAACAGCGCCCTTAGTTTTCCATGTCGATATCATGGTGTCAATGAGTGCCTTTAGATTTATCTGTCTATCTGTCCACAGACGACCAACAACACACAATCTGGATTCCACGTACTCCTCCTCGCCTTCCGCCACCCACTCCAACTCCACCTGTTTGTGAGTATCAGCGTCACCCACATCCTCCCCAGCGTACTCGTCTTCCATATTAACCAACGCTTCAGAATTTGGGAGTGCCATCGAGTAACCCCCACAGCAGGAACACAGAACAAACTAAAATCTAACGATTGTATTAAGAGAGAAAACACAGCAAACTATTTAGAGATTCAAATTTGAGAAGAAAAATGAGAAATTTTGATGTGGAAACTgtcaaaaaaccaaaacaaaacctaGGAAACCGCCTAGGGGCATCCAAACCCTCCCAAGAGAAAAAAACCCTAGAGGGAACTTAATATCTTACAAGTTACATAATTAACCACCCTCTGTTACCAGTAGCAAATCTTCTTTAGACAAAGTATTACTAATACTTGGCACCGATGTTTACTCTTTCTATAAACACTTCAAAATCTATTAAATAAATGATCTACTCTTTCTATTGTCAGTTACTTTTACAAAGAAATATATTTAATTTCAATCTTATGAAGTGAAAACTCTTAACCTTCTTTAACAAATTTAGAACCATGCAAAAGGGTGGTAGGGAAACAGAAGACGACCTTGACTTGGGTCGATATGAATATGTCAATACACATTTGACATGGACCTTAAAACGTAAAACTTGGTGTAGAAACTTTGGTTGATAAGGAGTTTAGGAAAGACAAAAGACGAAAGACGACGGACGACAACCGATGAAAGACTTTTCAACTTTCGGTATTAAAGCACCACGCACTGAAAACTTGGAAGATATCAGTCACAAAAACAGAATATTAAAACTAATTAATTTCCACTTAGTATTATGGGAAGAACCCGCTTCCTCTTTGTTGTTGTTCTTTTGCATGTGTTCCATTCATTACAATATGGACTTGGCAAAGAATCCGAATCCTTAGGCTTCGTTAGGTGCAAAAAGGATGAACTTGAAGCTTTGTTAAAGTTCAAACAGAGATTTACCCATGATCCTTTGAACCGCCTTTCTTCATGGGTTGGTCAAGATTGTTGTCAATGGCACGGAGTCACTTGTGACAATATCACTCACAATGTCGTCAAATTGAATCTCCGTACTATGCCGCCAAATATCAATGATAATTTATTTGAAGATTATGACTTTGATGAACACTGGTAGGGTATAATTTGTACGCCGTTATTTTATGATGTTTCCATGGTATCTTCTGGAATAAGTTCAGCTCCTAACTTACTTGGACTTGAGCGGGAATGACTTTTATGGGAGTCACATTCCAGAATTCATAGGATCTTTGATGCATTTGAGGTATCTAAATCTCTCTTTAGCTAATTTTTCTGGCCTCCTTCCGCCTCAACTTGGCAACCTCACTAATCTGGTACACCTTGATCTTCATGTTGTTTATAAATGTTATGAACAAAATCTTTTATATGGTGAAGGGTTCGGGTGGGCATCTGGTCTTTTAAAACTGCAGTCTCTAGACATGAGCGGCTATAACCTGTCCCGAGCACACGACACATTTAAAGTGCTCAATACACTTCCTTCTCTTTCAGCACTTGGCCTATCTGGTTGCGAATTACACAACTCGCATCTATCTGAGGCATTTATAGGGAATACTTCTGATTCATTTTTCCCCACTcttcaacatcttgatcttgggTGGAATGCCTTTGAAGGCCCACTTCCATCTGTTTTTAAAAATATGGTTTCTCTTCGATCCCTCTCTCTTGGTGGCAAGCCATGAAGCGCCTCGAGGTTCTTGATTTGAGTTTCaatttctttaatta from Silene latifolia isolate original U9 population chromosome 10, ASM4854445v1, whole genome shotgun sequence encodes:
- the LOC141608811 gene encoding uncharacterized protein LOC141608811, which codes for MALPNSEALVNMEDEYAGEDVGDADTHKQVELEWVAEGEEEYVESRLCVVGRLWTDRQINLKALIDTMISTWKTKGAVGEVVDKQKKIVTFKFDDEEDKQRVLAEQPWHFERHVLVLAAVNGDVIPTEVPLFFSPIWARIYDLPIMGRQNLENACNIGNIIGTFVTVDNSVNPTINRSMRIRVVVDIRKPLVDSLHLKLKGGKKWRIRVSYESLPLFCYICGRMGHGEKDCEQKRGLIGEG